The following are encoded together in the Malaya genurostris strain Urasoe2022 chromosome 3, Malgen_1.1, whole genome shotgun sequence genome:
- the LOC131437228 gene encoding uncharacterized protein LOC131437228: MNLIRWVHKIQILVILFAAVSCLSGITENEARLTESTSDDRLIGPKVPLNLNQPLSTRTGTIANRSKRAIIFRPLFVYRQQQIKKQRQHNAEQQTAAAGVAASNFDYVRYPQPTTQYSGGSWSSPSVNPPGCRCWY; this comes from the exons ATGAATTTAATACGTTGGGTGCACAAAATTCAG ATTCTAGTGATTCTCTTCGCTGCAGTCTCCTGTTTATCTGggatcactgaaaatgaagctcGTTTGACAGAATCAACATCAGACGATCGACTAATCGGTCCGAAAGTTCCGCTAAATCTAAATCAACCTTTGTCGACTCGCACTGGAACAATTGCCAATAGATCGAAACGAGCAATCATATTTCGACCACTGTTTGTCTATCGCCAGCAGCAGATCAAGAAACAACGACAGCACAATGCAGAACAACAGACGGCAGCAGCTGGCGTAGCAGCTAGTAACTTTGACTATGTTCGGTACCCACAACCAACAACTCAATATTCCGGAGGTTCTTGGAGTAGTCCATCTGTAAACCCTCCCGGCTGTCGATGTTGGTATTGA